The following coding sequences lie in one Arachis hypogaea cultivar Tifrunner chromosome 9, arahy.Tifrunner.gnm2.J5K5, whole genome shotgun sequence genomic window:
- the LOC112709846 gene encoding uncharacterized protein — protein MFYGAVVWDPWLIVAQIVCLQCLYYITLGILLSLLVGTRVSRLSLVYFFDYATITTSTVTGWCVIAAILISSVAGAIYMLYLIERAKKCLDFSATLYIIHLFICIVYGGWPSSITWWIVNGTGLAAMALLGEYLCIRRELREIPITRYRSNV, from the exons ATGTTCTATGGTGCGGTGGTATGGGATCCTTGGCTCATTGTTGCTCAGATTGTGTGTCTGCAATGCTTGTACTATATAACTCTGGGAATCTTATTGTCCTTGCTTGTTGGAACTCGCGTGTCTCGGCTGAGCCTAGTGTATTTCTTTGACTATGCTACCATCACTACCTCCACGGTTACCGGTTGGTGTGTTATTGCTGCGATTCTGATCAGCTCAGTTGCAGG GGCCATATATATGCTTTATTTGATTGAAAGAGCAAAAAAGTGCTTGGATTTTTCAGCCACTCTCTACATCATTCATCTTTTCATATGCATTGTATATGGAGGCTGGCCCTCTTCTATAACATGGTGGATTGTGAATGGTACGGGACTTGCAGCGATGGCTTTACTAGGTGAATATCTGTGCATCAGGCGTGAACTCCGGGAGATACCTATAACACGATATCGTTCAA ATGTTTGA